Part of the Meiothermus sp. CFH 77666 genome is shown below.
GCGAAGCCATTGCCTGTATATCAGCAGCGCGAATTGCATCAGGAACGGCTGAGGTAAACCAGCCTAACCGCGTGCTGGTAGGGGCATCGGGTGATTTGCGGAGCCCACGGGCCCTTGCCTTTGATCGCCAGGGCAACTTGTGGATTGCCGGAGGACGAAACGCCTTTCAATTGGGCCTGTCGGCCTATCTGGTGCGAATCCCCAGGACTGGCCCCAACCTGGACTGCCCCAACACCCTTTCAAGTGCTGAAGAAACCGCTCCCATTGATGTGCGACTCAACCTCAATCTACCCAGCCATCCTGGTGGCCCCTTCTATCAACCCTCGGCGCTGGCGCTCTCGCCAGATGGTTCTGCGCTTTGGGTGGCCGACCTTGGAGGGGGAAGTGATTACTACAACACCGACTCGAGCTGTATTTCAAATGGCAGCATAGATATCAACACGGTGCGCGAAAGTGTGGTCAAGGTTCCGCTAATCGGAAGCAACCTCATGCCCAGCAGCAGCTACAACGCCATTCAAATAGCCCTGCGGATTACCATCGGAAACTATAATCGCGATCCGGTGCCTTCTGGGCAAACCCCCCCCGACCGCGGGTTGCAGCAAGCCGCTGGGCTGGCCTTCGACAGTCGGGGCAACCTCTGGATTGCTGCGAACAATAATATCGAGGTGGACCCCGATAATCCCTGCTACGCCTCTGCCGGTTTCGTAACTGGAACCCTGGAACAGAGAAACCAGTATTGCAGCGATCCTGCCGCAGCCCCCATAGATTGTCCAGGCCCCTTATCCAGACTTCTAACGGATCGAAGGGGTAAGGTCTACGTGGTTGATGCTGAAGACCTCAGGGATTCAACGGGGCTCAGTGTTGTAACACCTCGACTGACACTCAGCGGGCCTCCTCCTGGCGATTTGGTGGGAGGTGTTAGACCTGCCTATGGCTTCACCGGCCTGGCCCTCAACATTCCACCCCTCGCCCCCTAGCCGCCTGAGGCCAGACGGATGGGTTCGGGTAGGCTCTTCTTTTGAATGTCCGCGCAACGCGACTCAGGTCAGGTACACCGACAGCACCGCAAAATACATCCCCGCGCTGCCCAGCAACACAAACACGTGCCAGATCCCATGAAAACCCACCAGCCGGGGCAGCAGGTTGGGCCATTTAGCGGCATAGACTACGGCCCCCAGGCTGTAGGCCACCCCACCCGCAATCAGGAAGCCCAGCGCCCAGGGGTTCAGCGCCAGCTTGGGCAGCAAAAAGACCGAGAGCCAGCCCATGCCCAGGTAGGTTGCGGTGTAAAGCCAGCGGGGGGCTTTGAGCGTAACCAGCTTCAGGCCCACTCCCAAGGCCGCCAGCGCCCAGACCAGACCCAGGGCCCAGGGTCGCCAGCCGGGTTCCATAGCCTGCAACAGCACCGGGGTATAGGTTCCGGCGATGAATAGAAAAATGGCCGCGTGGTCGAGCTTGCGCAGCCATAACAGGGCCCGCTCCGAGACCCGCAGGGCGTGGTAGAGCGCCGAGGAGGTGTACATCAGGATCATGGTTAGGCCAAATACCAGCGCCCCCACGATTTTGGCGGCGTTGCCCTGGGTGAAAAAAAGCAAGGCCACCATGCCAACCAGGCCAAGCACTGCACCGGCGGCGTGGGAATAGGCATTAAACGGTTCACGAGCTGCGGCGAAGGAAGTGTGGAGAGATTTTTTCATATTTGGGGGTGGGGGTTGAAAACGCACAGCGATGCGGCGCCCCTCGAGTGCAGTGTAGCATCCCCACCATGAGATAGATTTTTTGTTCGGGGCTGTTCTGTGCCGTGGTGACGTCTTCGTCCGGTGTTCATCCAACCAGCACCGGTTTTGCTAACCTGAGCTCTGGATGACCCATCTACACTGGTTGGGGCTGGTGGCTGCACTCGTAGTGGCCGGTGGCGTGTTTTTTTGGGCTGAGTTGCAGCCTGTTCCTGACGAGGCCGCCCGGCGAATCAGGCTGCCCCCAGGGTTTGCCATCCAGATTTTTGCCGAAAACTTTGAGGGTGCCCCCCGCATGATGACGGTGGGGCCCGATGGGGATCTCTACCTGACCCTGATGTACGGGGGCCAGGTGGTGCGGCTGCCAGACCGCAACCGCGATGGCCGGGCCGATAAGGTGGAGGTGCTGGCAGAGAACCTCGAGCTGCCCCACGGCATTGAATGGCACCAGGGCTGGCTTTATGTGGCGGTTAGCAACGCGGTCATTCGCTTTCAACAAAGGGGAAGTGCATGGCAGCGCGAAACGGTCATTGCGGATCTTCCAGGGCCTTCCGGGCACTTCACCCGCACCCTGCACTTTGGGCCGGATGGCAAGCTCTTCGTCTCGGTGGGCTCAGAGACCAACTTTGGCCCCGAGCGCGACCCCCGTCGGGCGGCCATTTTGCGCTTCAACCCCGACGGCAGCGTTCCGCACGACAACCCCTTTGTGCGCGACCCCGACCCCCGCCGCCGGGCGGTCTGGGCCGAGGGCCTCAGGAACAGCGTAGACTTTACCTGGACGCCCCGAGGTTCGCTCTGGGCCACCCACAACGGCACCGATCACCTGGGCGACGAGCTGCCCCCCGAAGAGGTGATTGTGGCGGTGCAGCCGGGGGGTTTTCACGGCTGGCCCTACTGCTATACGCCGGGTATGGGCCTGAACCTTAAGGCCGAGCGCAGCGAGGTGCCCGACCCCCGCACCGAGGGCTTCGACTGCCGCAAGGCGGTTCCGGCGCTGTTTACGGCCCCGGCCCACTCGGCCCCGCTGGGCATGACCTGGGGTCAGAAGAGCCACTTTCCGCTCGAGTACCGCCAAAGCCTTTATATCGCCTATCACGGTTCGCTAGGGGTGCAAAACCCCCAGCACTACCGCGACTGCAAGATTGAGCGCTTCATCATTCAAAACGAACTGCCGGTGCGCTCCGAAGTGTTTGCCACCGGGTGGCGGACGCCAGGCCAGATGTGCCGCGATGCCTGGGGCCGCCCGGTGGGGCTGGTGATTGGCGCCGATGGCGCGATGTATGTCTCGGATGCCAAGGGGGGGCGGGTTTACCGGATCTGGTACCGGGACAAATGAAGTGGTGAAGAGCTGTTCCGGCGCCTTCGATAGCCAGGCGACGCTTGGGCTTAGCCCAGCTTCTGACTGACCAGTTCCTGCACTAGCTGCGGATTGGCCTGCCCCTGGGTCTCGCGCATCACCTGGCCCACAAAGAAGCCCAGCAGGCCGGTCTTGCCGGCGCGGTAGGCGGCCACCTTGTCGGGGTTTTCGGCCAGGATTCGGTCCACAATGGCCTCCAGAGCCGCCTTATCGCTGACCTGCCGCAGACCTTTTTGGCGAACAATCTCAACCGGATCTGAGCCGCTTTCCAGGGCTTCGGCCAGCACGTCCTTGGCGATGCGGGTGTTAATTTCGCCAGCCTCCAGGAGCTTCACCAAACCCGCCAGCCCGGCGGGCGTGACCCTGCTGCTGCCGGTGCGGATGGCGGGGGCCAGGTCGTTGACCACCCAGTTGGCCAGCGCGGCAAGGGGCGCGAACGATGCGGCTTGCAGCAGGAAGTCGGCCAGCCGGGGCTCGCGGGCCAGCACCAGCGCCTCGGTCTGGGGGATGCCCTGGGACAGGAGGCTTTGCAGCCTGGACTCTTGCTCGGGGGTGAGGTTAGCGGAGGGTGTTGGCGAGGCCGGGCTTTCGGGCTTTTTCGGTCTGGATGCTTTGGGGCTGCCTGCTGCGCGAGATTCTTCGGTCTGCCTGGTGGACTGGCCCCAGGTGTCCTTGAGGGTGACGATGCGGTTGAAGACCAGTGCACCGGGTTTGGAGTCTAGGGGGTCTTGCCAGAAGTAACCGTTGCGCTCGAGCTGGTAGCGGGTGTCCGGGGGGTCTTGCAGCACGCTCCTCTCGATGTAGCCCTGCACCACTTCCAGGCTTTGGGGGTTGACAAAGCGCAGGAAGTCGCGGTCTTCGGGGCTTTCTGCTTCGTCCTCGAGCTCTTTGGCTTCGGCCTCGGGGTGAGGTACGGTAAAAAGTCGGTCGTAGAGGCGAAACTCGGCGGGAAGGGCGTCCTGGGCGCTCAGCCAGTGAATGACCCCGGCGGCTTTACTCTCCTCGGGCAGTAAGGTACAGGTTAGCTCGGTAACGCGGCCCGTATCGTCGGTCTGGTAGTGGTCGCAACGGATCACCCCGGCCATCTTGAGCCGCACGGTTCCCCCCGGCGTCAGGCGTTTGAAGCCCCTGGGAGGGGTGATGGCAAAGTCGTCTTGCTCGATGTACAGCTCGGGGGTAAGGGTCACGTTGCGGACGGCCTCGGTAGGCTGCACCCTGCGGCCGTTGGGCAGGGGCACCAGGCCATCGGGTGACTCCTGAATGACGTCGGGGGGCCAGTAGGGGAGGGCAATGGTTCGGGGCTCGGTCAGGTTGGTAAGTACTACCTTGAGGGGCCGCAATACCGCCATCACACGGGGGGCGGTGGTGTTCAGGTCGTCGCGGATGGCCCCCTCGAGCAGGGCAATATCCACGGTGCGGTTGGTGCGCGAGATGCCGACCTGCCCGGCGAACCGCCGGATGGCCTCGGGCCGCACCCCCCGGCGACGCTGACCGGCCAGGGTGGGCATCCGGGGGTCGTCCCAGCCGCGCACGTAACCCCCCTCGACCAGCTTCTTCAGCTTTCGCTTGGAGACCACGGTGTACTCCAGGCTCCGGCGGCCAAACTCGTATTGGCGGGGGCGGGGGGTTTGGTGGAGGGGCGGCTCGCCCCAGAGGTGATCCATCAGCCAGTCGTAAATGGCCCGGTTGTCCACAAACTCGAGGCTGCACAGGCTATGGGTTACGCCGTCCAGCGCATCGGTGGTGGCCTGGGCGAAGTCGTAGGAGGGGTAGATGCACCACGCCTTGCCGGTGCGGTAGTGCGCGGCGTGCACAATCCGGTAGAGCACCGGGTCGCGCAGTTTCATGTTGGGGCTGGCAAGGTCTATCTTGGCCCGGAGCACGTGCTCGCCGTTTTGAAACTCCCCCGCCCGCATCCGGCGGAAAAGGTTCAGGTTTTCCTCCACGCTCCTATCCCGGTAGGGGCTGGGGGTGCCGGGCCTGTCTACCGTACCGCGCAGGTGGGCCATCTCTTCCGGCGAGACGCTGTCCACATAGGCCAGCCCCTTTTGGATCAGCTTTTCGGCCATCTGGTAAAGGGCTTCGAAGTAGTTGGAGGCATAACTTACCTCAGGCCCCCAGTCCCAGCCCAGCCATCGCATGTCGGCAATCAGGGCTTCGGCATACTCGGCCCGCTCGGCCTCGGGGTTGGTGTCGTCCATGCGCAGGCGGCATTCCCCCCCGTAGTCGTGTGCGATGCCAAAGTCAATGTAGCTGGCAATGGCGTGGCCCAGGTGGGCATAGCCGTTGGGCTCGGGGGGGAAGCGGGTGACAATCTTTGAGTAACGGCCTGCCTTCAGGTCTTCATCAATAATCTCGGTGATGAAGTTGGGACTCACAAGACGGGGTTTGGTCGTAAGAGCGCTCATGCCAACATGCCAAGGATACACCGCATAGTACAGACGACCCAAGATGAGGTTGCAATCTGAGTTATGGGCGGCCTTTGTCCGGCAAACTGCGTTTGTTCCCTGTGCCTAGAAAAATGGTTTAGGGCTGATTGCTGGCTGGCACAAAACGCTGAATACCCTTTCCCCGATTGAAAATGACAAACTGATTGGTTTTGACTTCCTGCCAATCCTCCCACTGACCATCTGGCCAGAGCACCCGCAGGCGTACCTGCTCTGCGCCGGCTAGGCCAAAGTGGATCCAACCCAGCCCTCCGCTCAGGTGCCCACCACCTACAGTCAGCTCGCGTCGCAGAACACGACTGGCAAGCTGTACTTCCAGCCAGGCTCCGATAGCATCGGGGTTGGGGCCTGGTTGTTGAAGCCGTACTTGTAACCAGTTGCCCAGTGCTTTGGCAGTGGGCGGGGTTGTGGAGCCAAGGCTGGCTCCCCCAATGTTGCGCCATATCTGGGCTCGGTCGAGCCGGTTGACCACCACGATATCCAGCAGCCCATCCGCATTGAAATCCATGACCTGAGCTCCGCGACCTCGCAGGAAACTGGCGACCCCAGCTTTGTCGCCGACTTCCACAAATGCGCCATCGGGCTTGCCCAAGAGCAGGTTATTGGGGTCGCGGGCGGCGGCATCCCGCATGAAACCCACATTCCCCTTAGACACGAACAAATCAATGAGGCCATCGTTGTTAATGTCCTCGAACTGCGCGTGCCAGGCTGTGGACATGTGCACATCTCCACCCGTGTAGGGGCGATGGGCGGTGACATTCCGCCGAAAGGCAATATCGGTATAACTGGGTTTGAGAGGTGTTTCCAGCATTTGCAGCTTGTTGTCGCCCATGCTGGTCAGGTAGTAGACCGGATAGCCGGAGCCAGTGAGGTCGTAGCTGGCAATACCCATTCCCCAGATTTGCAGGCGTTTCCAACCATCGGCTTCGCTATACAGTCGGGGGGCTTGCCCAGGGCTTATTTGCCAGAGCTGTTCCTGGCCTCTGCCTTGGTAATACTCGCGGTCGTTGGAAACCCTCAGTGAAGGGGTTCCTGAGCGGTTCCAGTCGGAGAACAGCATCGAAAGCGCACAAAAGCTGGGCTCGAGTGCCAGGGGAGCAGCAAACCCCCTGCCCCCCGGAGCAGGGCGGTAGAGGGCATTCCCCCGGCAGCTTCCCCAGGGAAACTGGGTGCTGCGATTGATATAGGCTCCGGTAGCTAGGGTGGGCCAGCTCTGGCCTTTTTCCCAGGTTGCGGCGAAGGCGGTGGTCCAGGTGTTGCCTCCCTGGAACCCCCACAAACGGTTGGCATTCTCAAAGCGACAATTGCCCAGCCCACGCAACAGGATATCCTCACCAGCCCTGAGCAGCGCGAGGTCGGTTTTGCCGTCGCTGTCAATGTCCAGGGGGTAGGCCCCCATTACTTGCTCGAGTTCGACCCCGGCAGTTTGTTCCCGGAAGCGCAGAACCCCGCCTGCAGCACTTTGATTGAGGTAGAATTTGGCCCGGTTGGCGCCGCCGGAGAGCACCAGTTCGGGCAGGCCATCGTTATTGCAGTCAAAAGCTGCCACCCCCCCACCCACCACAAAGTCGCCATCAAAGCGACTCTCGAGGCCCGAGGTCTGGGTCTCCTCCACGAAATTGGGTATAGCCACCTGGGCTATGGCGGAGCAAGGAAGAAATAACCCAAGGATACCAGGCAATATCCTCTTTGTGCTCACCCAGTAATGATATCCCAATATAGAGGGGCTACAAACTGAGATGTTTTTCAATCAAAACGCAATTTCAGCTAAATGGAGTGCTCTTCACAAAAATCGAGCCATCCGGGACTAAGAATCTTTTGTGTTGGACAGAACCGTGGCCGCCTGGAAACTCGAAACCCAAGCACCCGTGGGCCGGGCCGGCCCACGCCCGGGTACGTAACTAGTGTCTGGGCCAGACGCAACGCAGACAAGCGCGCTCACCGTGGTGAGGCACGTTTGCTTGTCCCTTCTCGTTTTCGTGGGCGGCCACGTCTGTGGAGAGCGCAATAAAGCGGCATCGAACGCGCCTTTTTTCTTGCTGGAAGTGGCGGCTAAATGACCACCGCGTAACCTCCTTGCAAATTCGGCAGCGAGAAGCGCTAGACTAAGTTATGGGCCTATTGAGAAAACCACAGGCTCCGAAGGTATTCAGTTACTGGATGGTAGCTTTGTTGCTGATCGGCTCGAGTCCGGGGTGGGCCCAGTTTGTTCAATCCAGGGCCTGGATAGCAACTGCCACGCCTACAATAGAGCGCTCTTTGGCGCAGTTGCAGACCGACCCCAGGCAGCCTGCCAGTAACCTGAGCTGGGACACCCTGAGCGAACTCCAACGACTGGAATTGCTTGGTATCCAGACCCAGATGTTCTCGCCTCCCCGCACGGCACGGGCCCTGGCCCTGCTCACAGTAGCGATGAACGATAGCCTGTATCTGTTGCGTAACCACCCCGAAGCCGAGCCCAATGTTGTAACAGCCTTCGCGGCGCAGGAGGTCATGCTCTACCTGCACCCCACTTTTCCCAACCTGAAAGATGCTCTTCGCCAGACCGTGGCTGCAATTTATGCCAGGGCCTCGAGTGCTGGATTTGCAGAGAAAAATCTGCAGCTTTCTCGAGAAATTGGGCGACAAGTCGGGCTTCAGATCGTGGCCTGGGGCCGTCGGGATGGCGCAGCTCGCCAGATTATTCCCACCTACCCGGCCCCAGCGCCCGGCGTCTGGGTTTTGCCCCTGGGTCGCCCGGCCGTCGAGCCGGGTTGGGGCAGCGTGACCCCTATTGGCGTGAGGCTTGAAGCGCTAGCCCGCTCAAGTCCGCCTCCGGATTGGAACTCCCCCGAATATGAACGGGAACGCACTTTATTTTGGGCCGAGCAGCAAAAACTGAACGACTATGGACGACAGATTGCCGATAGGTGGGCAGGGGATCCTGGTACGGTTACGCCCGCAGGGCTCTGGCAGGAGGCCGCAGTCGAAATTTTACAAAAGCGGCAATCCCAGGCCGCAGATGCAGTTGCGATATTAGCAGCCCTTAATGTGGCCATGCACAACTCCTTCATAGCATGCTGGCGTGACAAATACATATACTACACGGCCCGACCCGATCAGTGGGTAGCTACCTTTGACAAACGCTGGCGGCCGTATCTGCGCACACCCCGTTTCCCCGCCTATCCTTCGGGCCACTCGACGGTGAGTGGCGCGGCTGCTACCATCCTGACCGCTTTTTTCCCCAGCGAAGCCAAAACCTGGAACGAAATGGCCAAAGAGGCCTCCTATTCGCGCATCATTGCGGGCATCCACTGGTTTATTGATGGTAGTGGCGGATTGGATCTGGGGGAGCGCGTGGCCAGGCAAGTCCTGGAAGTACTCCAGAAGCCGTAAAAAGGCTTTGAGCTGGTTAGCAACAAGGTTGTCTGAAGCCTTGTTTGTGCCGCCTCTTCACTCGGTCGCCGGGTAGCTACAAATCTTGGTGAGGAGTGCTCTGGTCGGCAGCACAGAGGCGTATCATAGCCGCACTGTCCTCGACTTCAAAGGGCGGAAAATTGTGCAAAACGCGGTAAGCTATAGCAAACAACGTGCTTACCTTACAGGTAGAAGAGGCACTATGAACCGACCCATTCACGTTGCGCTGATCGGCTATGGTTTTGCTGGACGGGTGTTTCATGCACCGATAATTCAGAACGTTCCGGGTTTGCGTTTGGTAACGGTTGCCAGCAGCAAGCCCGAAAAGGTCAAATCGGACTGGCCCGACCTCTGGGTGAGTGAGTCCATCGAGGAAGTAATTAACCACTCTGAGCTTGATCTGGTGGTGATTGCTACGCCCAACGCTACCCACTTCGACCTGGCCCGGCGGGCCCTGCAAGCCGGAAAGCATGTGGTAGTGGACAAACCCTTTACCATTCTTGCAAGCGAGGCCAGAGCGCTGGCGAGCCTGGCTGCCGAGCGGGGCAAAGTGCTTTCGGTTTACCAGAACCGTCGCTGGGACGGCGATTTTTTGACCTTGCGCAAGCTGGTGTTGCAGGGTGTGCTGGGGGAGGTGGTCTACCTCGAGTCCCACTTCGACCGCTACCGCCCCGAGGTGCAGAACCGCTGGCGCGACCAGGCCGGGCCGGGCAGTGGCCTCTGGTACGACCTGGGGCCGCATCTGGCCGACCAGGCGCTCGAGCTTTTCGGCATGCCCCAGGCAGTGTATGCCGATATTGCCCAGCAACGCTACCAGGCCCAGGCCCCGGACTACTTTCACGTGCTGCTGCGCTACCCCAGGCTGCGGGTGGTGCTGCACGCCAGCGCCCTGGTGCCGGGGGGAAGCCCGCGGTTTGTGGTGCATGGAACGGAGGCCAGTTTTGCGTCCAGGGGGCTCGATGGCCAGGAAGCGCTGCTCAAACAAGGCCTCCGTCCGGGGCAGGAAGGCTGGAGTCCTGCGCTCTCGGAAGGCTGGCTCTACCGGCCCGATCAGGCGGCGGAGCCCGTGCCCATGGAGCCTGGGGACTATCGGCGCTTTTACGAGGGGGTGCGCGATGCCATCCGGCAAGAGGGGCCCAACCCGGTGCCCCCGGAGCAGGCAGTGCGGCTAATGGAGGTGCTCGAGGCCGCTATAGAAAGCGCTAACGAACATCGGGAGATACCCCTGGGGGTGAACGGATGAACCTTGAACAAGACCTGGCCGGAATTTCTGAACAGGAGGCCCGCTTGCGGTTTGAGCGGTTTGACGCCCAGACCGCCTGGGAGCTGGGGCAAAAACTCAAACAGGCTGCCGAGGCCTTGCACCGTGCAATCGCGATTGACATCAGTTTTTTTGGTCAAACCCTGTTCTTTTACGCCATGAGCGGCACCAGCCCCGATAATGCCGAGTGGGCCAGGCGGAAGCGCAACGTGGTACAGCGCTTTCACCGCAGCTCCTACGCGGTGGGCCTGATGCTCAAGCAGAAGCAGAATAGCCTCGAGGAGCGCGGTCTGGATGCCCGCGATTACGCTGCCCACGGGGGGAGTTTCCCCATCTTCGTTCAGGGTGTGGGCTGTATTGGGGCTATCACGGTCTCGGGCCTGCCACAGCGCGAAGACCATGAGCTGGTGGTGGAGGTGCTGGCCGACTACCTGGAGGTACCCTACGAGGAGCTGGCCCTCGACCCATGAGCGGGATGGGTTCCACCTGCTTCGGCAGGGAGATGCTCTGGCACTGGCCGCTCGACCCGGCCATCACCTACCTCAATCACGGTACGGTGGGCGCTACCCCCAAAAAAGTGCTGGCCGTACAGCAAGCCCTGCGAGAGGAGATGGAGCGGCAGCCCGCCCGTTTTTTGCTCCGGGAGTTGTCGGCCCTGTCCGGTGCGTCGGATCGCCCGGTGCCCCGGCTGCGCGAAGCCGCCGAGGCGGTGGCCCGGTTTGTGGGCGCTCAAGGCCAGGATCTGGTGTTTGTGGACAACGCTACCACCGGGGTCAACGCGGTGTTGCAATCCCTGGATTTGCGGCCAGGGGACGAAATTCTGATTACCAACCTGGCCTACGGCGCGGTGGTGAATGCCGCCCGCTTTGTGGCCGAGCGGGCCGGGGCTCGCCTGGTTACGGTAGCGCTCCCTTTCCCGCTCCCAGACAAGGCGCCACTTGTCTCGGCGGTGGCCGAGGCCCTGACCCCCCGCACGCGACTGGCCATCCTCGACCACATCACCTCCGAGACCGCGCTGGTGCTACCCCTGGCCGAGATGGCGGCCTGCTGCCGGGCTGCGGGGGTGCCGGTGCTGGCCGATGGGGCCCACGCGCCAGGGGCCATTCCGCTGGACATTCCCAGCCTGGGGGTGGACTACTACACCGGCAACCTGCACAAGTGGGCGCTGGCCCCCAAAGGATGTGGCATTTTGTGGGCGGCCCCGGAGCGTCAGCCAGACCTGCACCCGCCGGTAATTTCCTGGGGCCTGGGGCAGGGCTTTACCCAGGCGTTCGACTGGGTGGGCACCAAAGACCCCACGCCCTATCTGTCTGCCCCGGCGGCCCTGGATCTGCTTCGGGAATGGGGCTGGGAGGCTATGCGCGGCTACAATCACCGCCTGGCCTGGGATGCGGCCTTGATGCTCACCAGCCGATGGGGGTTTGACCTACCTGCGCCCGAGGCGATGGTCGGGTGCATGGTTACCCTGCCCCTGCCGGGGTCTTTGGGGAAAACCCCTGAGGAGGCGGCCCGCTTGCAGTACGCTCTCCTGTACGAGCACCGGCTCGAGGCCCCCATCCTGTGCCGGGATGAGCGCCTGTGGGTGCGGATCTCGGCGCAAATTTACAACGAACTCGAGGATGTAGAGCGCCTGGTTCGTGCCGTCGAGAGCTATCGCTAACTGGAAACGCCCGCAATGAGTCCTGCGGGCGTTTGGCTGGCGGAGTGGGAGGGATTCGAACCCTCGATACAGGAAACCCGTATACACGCTCTCCAGGCGTGCCCCTTCAACCACTCGGGCACCACTCCAGGGCAAACTGTACCTGCCTTGGCAGGCAACGTTGAGTGTACAGGGCGCTTCTGGGGGCGTCAAGCTGGGTAGGGTTATACTTTGGGGGTGCGTTTGCTTGCCGTCTTTCCCCACCCCGACGACGAAATAGGCGTTTCCGGCACCCTGGCCAAGCATGTTTTGCGGGGCGATGCGGCCCGGATTCTCTGGCTCACACGGGGCGAGCTGGCCAGTCAGTTTGGCGATATGCCCCCCGAAGAGGTGGCCCGTATCCGCGAAGGGCACGGCCATGCGGTGGCTGAAATGATTGGCGCAGAGGCTCAGTTTCTCGACTTTCCCGACTCGAGCCTGACCGGGGGCCGCGAAGAGGCCCTGGCCATAGCGCGGGTGGTGGCGAGCTGGAAGCCCGATGTGGTGGTGACCTGGAACCCCCACGATGTGCACCCCGACCACCGGGCCGCCTACTGGGCTACCCTCTCGGCGCTCAAGTTCTGTCGCATTCCCAAGCTGGTGGGCGAACCGCACCGCAACCCTGTGCGCCTGCTGCACTATTACCGCAGCGATATTCCAAGGCCTGCGTTGTATGTGGATGTGGGTGAAGAGGGTCAGGCGGTGGCCGACCGGGTGTTTGGCTTTTACCGCGATTTTTATCAGTGGGAGTATACCCTGGAGGCTTTCAGGGCGAATCGCTCGAGGCTGGGGGCCGAGGTTGGAGTAAAGTTTGCGGAGCGTTTTCAGGCAGAGGCTCCGCTGGCCCATCCTTATCTGGGTTGAGCTCTCCGACCTCGAAACTGCCGCGTGGGCTGGTGAAGGTGTAGGCGGCAAAAGCGGCGATGAGGGTCAGCGGCAGCAGACTGTAGCCCCCAATTTCGCCCGCCAGTACCACGGCGGCAAAGGGTGCGCGGGCAATCCCTGCTAACAGCGAGGCCATGCCCACCAGGGCGGCGGTTTCCGGAGAGGGTGCGATAGAAGGGAAAACCTGGGCCAGCAGTTGGGCCAGAATGAGCCCGCTGAGGCCACCCAGGGTGAGGGCCGGGGTGAGCTGCCCCCCGTAGGCTCGCACACCACCGCCCAGAATCAGCAAGGCGAGCTGTAACAGGAAGAGCATCCCCAGGAAAGGCAGCGTCAGGATGGGCGACGTGCCAAGCTGAACCCAGGACAGTCCGCTCCCAATGGCCTCGGGCATCGAGAGCAAGACCCCCGCCAGCACCAGCCCGAAGAGGGCGTGGCGTACTCCAAAGGTAAGGCGGCGCAAAACGCGTTGCAG
Proteins encoded:
- a CDS encoding hemolysin III family protein, which encodes MKKSLHTSFAAAREPFNAYSHAAGAVLGLVGMVALLFFTQGNAAKIVGALVFGLTMILMYTSSALYHALRVSERALLWLRKLDHAAIFLFIAGTYTPVLLQAMEPGWRPWALGLVWALAALGVGLKLVTLKAPRWLYTATYLGMGWLSVFLLPKLALNPWALGFLIAGGVAYSLGAVVYAAKWPNLLPRLVGFHGIWHVFVLLGSAGMYFAVLSVYLT
- a CDS encoding PQQ-dependent sugar dehydrogenase, producing the protein MTHLHWLGLVAALVVAGGVFFWAELQPVPDEAARRIRLPPGFAIQIFAENFEGAPRMMTVGPDGDLYLTLMYGGQVVRLPDRNRDGRADKVEVLAENLELPHGIEWHQGWLYVAVSNAVIRFQQRGSAWQRETVIADLPGPSGHFTRTLHFGPDGKLFVSVGSETNFGPERDPRRAAILRFNPDGSVPHDNPFVRDPDPRRRAVWAEGLRNSVDFTWTPRGSLWATHNGTDHLGDELPPEEVIVAVQPGGFHGWPYCYTPGMGLNLKAERSEVPDPRTEGFDCRKAVPALFTAPAHSAPLGMTWGQKSHFPLEYRQSLYIAYHGSLGVQNPQHYRDCKIERFIIQNELPVRSEVFATGWRTPGQMCRDAWGRPVGLVIGADGAMYVSDAKGGRVYRIWYRDK
- a CDS encoding glutamine--tRNA ligase/YqeY domain fusion protein, encoding MSALTTKPRLVSPNFITEIIDEDLKAGRYSKIVTRFPPEPNGYAHLGHAIASYIDFGIAHDYGGECRLRMDDTNPEAERAEYAEALIADMRWLGWDWGPEVSYASNYFEALYQMAEKLIQKGLAYVDSVSPEEMAHLRGTVDRPGTPSPYRDRSVEENLNLFRRMRAGEFQNGEHVLRAKIDLASPNMKLRDPVLYRIVHAAHYRTGKAWCIYPSYDFAQATTDALDGVTHSLCSLEFVDNRAIYDWLMDHLWGEPPLHQTPRPRQYEFGRRSLEYTVVSKRKLKKLVEGGYVRGWDDPRMPTLAGQRRRGVRPEAIRRFAGQVGISRTNRTVDIALLEGAIRDDLNTTAPRVMAVLRPLKVVLTNLTEPRTIALPYWPPDVIQESPDGLVPLPNGRRVQPTEAVRNVTLTPELYIEQDDFAITPPRGFKRLTPGGTVRLKMAGVIRCDHYQTDDTGRVTELTCTLLPEESKAAGVIHWLSAQDALPAEFRLYDRLFTVPHPEAEAKELEDEAESPEDRDFLRFVNPQSLEVVQGYIERSVLQDPPDTRYQLERNGYFWQDPLDSKPGALVFNRIVTLKDTWGQSTRQTEESRAAGSPKASRPKKPESPASPTPSANLTPEQESRLQSLLSQGIPQTEALVLAREPRLADFLLQAASFAPLAALANWVVNDLAPAIRTGSSRVTPAGLAGLVKLLEAGEINTRIAKDVLAEALESGSDPVEIVRQKGLRQVSDKAALEAIVDRILAENPDKVAAYRAGKTGLLGFFVGQVMRETQGQANPQLVQELVSQKLG
- a CDS encoding CRTAC1 family protein, translating into MAIPNFVEETQTSGLESRFDGDFVVGGGVAAFDCNNDGLPELVLSGGANRAKFYLNQSAAGGVLRFREQTAGVELEQVMGAYPLDIDSDGKTDLALLRAGEDILLRGLGNCRFENANRLWGFQGGNTWTTAFAATWEKGQSWPTLATGAYINRSTQFPWGSCRGNALYRPAPGGRGFAAPLALEPSFCALSMLFSDWNRSGTPSLRVSNDREYYQGRGQEQLWQISPGQAPRLYSEADGWKRLQIWGMGIASYDLTGSGYPVYYLTSMGDNKLQMLETPLKPSYTDIAFRRNVTAHRPYTGGDVHMSTAWHAQFEDINNDGLIDLFVSKGNVGFMRDAAARDPNNLLLGKPDGAFVEVGDKAGVASFLRGRGAQVMDFNADGLLDIVVVNRLDRAQIWRNIGGASLGSTTPPTAKALGNWLQVRLQQPGPNPDAIGAWLEVQLASRVLRRELTVGGGHLSGGLGWIHFGLAGAEQVRLRVLWPDGQWEDWQEVKTNQFVIFNRGKGIQRFVPASNQP
- a CDS encoding vanadium-dependent haloperoxidase translates to MVALLLIGSSPGWAQFVQSRAWIATATPTIERSLAQLQTDPRQPASNLSWDTLSELQRLELLGIQTQMFSPPRTARALALLTVAMNDSLYLLRNHPEAEPNVVTAFAAQEVMLYLHPTFPNLKDALRQTVAAIYARASSAGFAEKNLQLSREIGRQVGLQIVAWGRRDGAARQIIPTYPAPAPGVWVLPLGRPAVEPGWGSVTPIGVRLEALARSSPPPDWNSPEYERERTLFWAEQQKLNDYGRQIADRWAGDPGTVTPAGLWQEAAVEILQKRQSQAADAVAILAALNVAMHNSFIACWRDKYIYYTARPDQWVATFDKRWRPYLRTPRFPAYPSGHSTVSGAAATILTAFFPSEAKTWNEMAKEASYSRIIAGIHWFIDGSGGLDLGERVARQVLEVLQKP